The genomic stretch AAGCGGCTAATAAGGGTAAGGACGAGTTTTTGGCCCCACTATTGCGAATCTTGCCTTCTAATCGTTGTTTTCCGGTAATGACATAGCGATCCATCGCCATGACAGATTCCTCCTTCTCAGTTTGGTGAGATATACCTCACCTCTGTCTTTAACTCGACACCAAACTTCGTTTGTACATCCGTGTGTATCCCATGAATCAAATTCAAAACATCCAGCGCTGTGGCGCTGCCGTGATTGACAATAAAGTTAGCATGCTTTAGGGACACTTGAGCTCCACCTATCGTTTTCCCCTTCCAGCCGGCTGCTTCGATTAATCTTCCCGCCGAATCCCCATCAGGATTTCGAAACACGCTTCCGGCATTAGGTAGTTCCAAAGGCTGTGTTACTTTTCGTTTGGCAAGATTCTCACTCATGATTTGACGAATCGTAGCCGAGTCACCCGCCTTAAGGCAGAAGACCCCTTCCAACACAATGGCCTGATCCCTTAGGGAACATTCCCGATAACCAAATTCAATATGTTCCTTCCCAAGTCTTTCAACCTTACCCTCTCGGTTAATAATCTTCACTTCTACCAAGACATCTTGGATACTTCCTCCGTGGGCTCCGGCATTCATCACTATCGCCCCGCCCACAGTCCCGGGAATTCCGCGAGCAAATTCTAATCCTGTGTATCCGCATTCAGCAGCATCTTGAGAAAGACGGGCTAAGGAATATCCCGCTCCCACTCTAACCTGCGACCCACCCCAAACGCATTGAGCCACGCCCGTACTGATTATCGTAACCCCCGTTAGTCCCTCATCAGGAAAAAGAACATTCGATCCGCGACCGAATAGCCGAACAGGTATCTCTTTTTCGTGACAAGACAACCACACCGCCATTAATTCTTCTTCATTTTCAGGCCAAAAAACTGC from Desulfitobacterium dichloroeliminans LMG P-21439 encodes the following:
- the murB gene encoding UDP-N-acetylmuramate dehydrogenase, which produces MKGRVERQFPLKSLNTWRIGGLAEAVFWPENEEELMAVWLSCHEKEIPVRLFGRGSNVLFPDEGLTGVTIISTGVAQCVWGGSQVRVGAGYSLARLSQDAAECGYTGLEFARGIPGTVGGAIVMNAGAHGGSIQDVLVEVKIINREGKVERLGKEHIEFGYRECSLRDQAIVLEGVFCLKAGDSATIRQIMSENLAKRKVTQPLELPNAGSVFRNPDGDSAGRLIEAAGWKGKTIGGAQVSLKHANFIVNHGSATALDVLNLIHGIHTDVQTKFGVELKTEVRYISPN